The following coding sequences are from one archaeon BMS3Bbin15 window:
- a CDS encoding coenzyme F420-reducing hydrogenase subunit beta → MAIAEDELLAFAWLGREVGFDVLEQEVIFRDLCSGCGSCSAVCPENVIEVDELPRLTGKCTECAYCLMSCSRSYFSAEEIEKKLFGEVSEDILGNSISKVGMRTKIEEFQTVVQDGGFVTTFLKYALEKGYIDGAIVSGVKAENRWYPEPKLVTNVKELPETAGTRYSNSANLSVLKEAGEKGLKKLAIVGLPCQIEAARKLQYYPFDDIKLGNIIKYTVSIFCTSNFKYEGLMHTLVRDTYGVDIEDIVKMDIKGKNVLVFTKNEKIEVPLKEAYRHKREGCKVCTDFTGRLADFATGSVGAPDSYNSVFARNEEAARLLDEMIEENLFDVVKLSEDKKGLGVVNFLQQRKEKNAKKVIRKKIRGVLPLPFKNMKF, encoded by the coding sequence ATGGCTATTGCTGAAGATGAACTGCTTGCTTTTGCCTGGTTAGGTAGAGAGGTGGGTTTTGATGTTCTTGAGCAGGAAGTAATATTCAGAGATTTATGCAGTGGATGTGGTAGCTGCTCTGCTGTCTGCCCTGAAAATGTGATTGAGGTCGATGAACTCCCCAGGCTTACCGGAAAGTGCACTGAATGTGCTTACTGTTTAATGAGCTGTTCCAGAAGCTACTTCTCTGCAGAGGAAATTGAGAAGAAGCTCTTTGGCGAGGTGAGTGAAGATATACTTGGAAATAGTATTAGTAAGGTTGGTATGAGAACAAAGATTGAGGAATTTCAGACTGTTGTTCAGGATGGCGGGTTTGTCACCACATTTCTCAAATATGCCCTTGAGAAGGGCTATATAGATGGCGCTATTGTTTCGGGGGTTAAAGCTGAGAACAGGTGGTATCCAGAGCCAAAGCTTGTTACAAATGTTAAAGAGCTTCCTGAGACAGCCGGAACAAGGTATTCCAATTCAGCAAATCTCTCTGTGCTCAAAGAAGCTGGAGAAAAAGGACTTAAAAAGCTTGCTATTGTGGGCCTGCCCTGCCAGATTGAAGCTGCAAGAAAGCTCCAGTATTATCCCTTTGATGACATAAAACTTGGGAATATCATAAAGTACACAGTATCAATATTCTGCACGTCAAACTTTAAATATGAGGGGCTTATGCACACACTTGTCAGAGATACTTATGGTGTGGACATAGAGGATATTGTTAAGATGGATATTAAGGGCAAGAACGTACTTGTTTTTACAAAAAATGAAAAGATTGAGGTTCCTCTTAAAGAGGCTTACAGGCATAAAAGAGAGGGGTGTAAGGTGTGTACTGACTTCACAGGAAGGCTGGCAGATTTTGCCACTGGCAGTGTTGGAGCTCCAGATAGTTATAATTCTGTCTTCGCAAGAAATGAAGAGGCAGCCAGACTGCTTGATGAGATGATTGAGGAGAACCTTTTTGATGTGGTTAAGCTCAGTGAAGATAAAAAAGGTCTGGGAGTTGTCAACTTCCTGCAGCAGAGAAAGGAAAAGAATGCGAAGAAAGTTATAAGGAAGAAAATCAGAGGTGTTCTTCCGTTGCCATTCAAGAACATGAAATTTTAG
- a CDS encoding carbon monoxide dehydrogenase/acetyl-CoA synthase subunit beta yields the protein MTYKSRKIKIEKAESPSVKIDDMVIEIGEVKEDTWDEAMGPTPKPEWMDLRDWDHKLIERYEPFYSPTCDMCCLCSFGKCDLTHGKRGACGIDSKTQQARMIALECAIGTAAHGAHARHLLEHLIERLGGDYKIDLGINVAVEAPIYRTIVGSKPETLGDLREGMDYSEKELQHILSSVHTGQEGSYVDFESKALHVGMIDNLVKEIADIAQIVGYDFPKGDPDAPLADIGYGSVDRRKPVVLFIGHNVAPGAEVITYAEVNDKIDKIEVAGLCCTAHDLQRRRDSAKIIGPMSDQIKFIRSGIADVIVVDEQCVRVDILEEAQKVGTPVIASNDKMGLNLPDRTLDNPDEIVDDLATGRVLGVLIWKPEKVGEVAVKLAERIAPMRAKYKKGSLPSEEEVKNEAARCVSCEKCQRACPINLHISPTLKEAANGNFAPLAKLREKCIGCIRCESACQRDIKVLSLIEKAAEAKTYSETYKIRIGRGPILDTEIRNVGAPIVFGEIPGLIAFAGCSNYANGAEEVARMAEEFLKRNYIVVVSGCAAMGIAEYKDENGQTLYERYPGTFDAGGLVNVGSCVANAHIIGAAIKIPAIFARRNLRGNFEEISDYIFNRVGAVGVVWGAMSQKAISIGTGLNRWGIPVVMGPTGTKYRRLYLGRKDKPEKWNLYDAKTGEKVDGEPAPEHLAYAAESMEEAMVMIAKLVMRPNDTTRQIKLAHYIDLHQRYMGTFPDDVHLFVRTEADIPINAKKKILEIIRKKGWKPRKIPDPTLLERMIMKRKEAGK from the coding sequence ATGACCTATAAATCCAGAAAAATAAAAATAGAGAAGGCTGAGTCCCCTTCTGTGAAAATAGATGATATGGTCATAGAAATAGGCGAGGTGAAAGAGGACACTTGGGATGAAGCAATGGGACCTACACCGAAGCCAGAGTGGATGGACTTGAGGGACTGGGACCACAAACTTATTGAGAGGTATGAGCCCTTTTATTCTCCTACCTGTGATATGTGCTGCCTGTGCAGCTTTGGCAAGTGCGACCTTACTCATGGTAAGAGAGGTGCCTGTGGCATAGACTCAAAAACCCAGCAGGCAAGAATGATTGCTCTTGAATGTGCAATAGGCACTGCAGCTCACGGTGCCCATGCAAGGCATCTGCTTGAACATCTGATAGAACGTCTCGGTGGTGATTATAAAATAGACCTGGGTATTAATGTTGCTGTTGAAGCGCCAATTTACAGGACAATTGTTGGCAGTAAGCCTGAAACGCTGGGTGACCTCAGGGAAGGTATGGATTACTCTGAGAAGGAGCTACAGCATATACTCTCTTCTGTTCACACAGGACAGGAGGGAAGTTATGTGGACTTTGAAAGCAAAGCTCTTCATGTTGGAATGATTGACAACCTCGTTAAGGAGATTGCGGACATAGCCCAGATAGTTGGTTACGATTTTCCGAAAGGCGACCCTGATGCACCTCTCGCTGACATAGGTTATGGTAGTGTTGACAGAAGGAAGCCTGTTGTGCTCTTCATAGGCCACAATGTAGCGCCTGGTGCTGAGGTTATAACCTACGCTGAGGTTAATGATAAAATTGACAAGATAGAAGTGGCTGGTTTATGCTGTACCGCCCATGACCTTCAGAGAAGGCGAGATTCTGCCAAGATTATAGGCCCCATGAGCGACCAGATAAAATTCATACGCTCAGGTATAGCTGACGTTATAGTCGTGGATGAGCAGTGTGTCAGAGTAGATATTCTCGAGGAAGCGCAGAAGGTTGGAACTCCTGTTATTGCCTCAAATGATAAGATGGGTCTGAATCTTCCTGATAGGACTCTCGACAACCCTGATGAGATAGTGGATGACCTTGCCACAGGAAGGGTTCTGGGAGTACTTATATGGAAGCCTGAGAAAGTGGGTGAGGTTGCTGTAAAACTTGCTGAGAGAATAGCTCCTATGAGAGCAAAATATAAAAAAGGTTCTCTTCCCTCTGAAGAGGAGGTTAAGAACGAGGCAGCAAGGTGTGTTAGCTGTGAGAAATGTCAGCGTGCCTGCCCTATTAATCTCCACATATCACCCACACTCAAGGAAGCTGCAAATGGTAATTTTGCGCCTCTGGCAAAGTTGAGAGAGAAGTGTATTGGCTGTATTCGCTGTGAAAGTGCCTGCCAGAGAGATATAAAGGTGCTTTCTCTCATAGAGAAGGCAGCTGAAGCGAAGACCTATAGTGAAACCTATAAGATAAGAATAGGCAGGGGGCCTATACTCGATACGGAAATAAGAAATGTTGGTGCGCCAATAGTCTTCGGTGAGATTCCAGGTCTTATAGCCTTTGCAGGCTGCAGCAACTATGCCAATGGTGCTGAAGAAGTTGCCAGAATGGCTGAAGAATTTCTCAAGAGAAACTATATAGTGGTTGTCAGTGGGTGCGCAGCCATGGGCATAGCAGAGTATAAGGATGAGAATGGTCAAACTCTCTATGAGAGGTATCCCGGTACATTCGATGCTGGTGGCCTTGTTAACGTAGGTTCATGTGTTGCCAATGCCCATATCATTGGTGCAGCAATAAAGATTCCTGCTATCTTCGCAAGACGAAACCTCAGAGGCAACTTTGAGGAGATATCAGACTATATTTTCAATAGAGTCGGTGCAGTGGGTGTTGTCTGGGGTGCCATGAGCCAGAAGGCTATCAGTATTGGTACAGGGCTAAACAGATGGGGCATACCAGTAGTTATGGGTCCAACCGGTACAAAGTATAGAAGGCTTTACCTCGGCAGAAAGGATAAACCCGAGAAGTGGAATCTATATGATGCCAAGACCGGCGAAAAGGTAGATGGGGAACCTGCTCCAGAGCATCTTGCCTATGCCGCAGAGAGTATGGAGGAGGCCATGGTGATGATAGCAAAACTTGTTATGCGTCCCAATGATACCACCAGACAGATAAAACTTGCCCATTATATAGATTTACACCAGCGCTACATGGGTACTTTCCCGGATGATGTTCATCTTTTTGTGAGAACAGAGGCAGATATACCCATAAATGCCAAGAAGAAGATTCTTGAGATTATCAGGAAAAAGGGATGGAAACCAAGGAAGATTCCTGACCCAACCTTGCTTGAGCGCATGATAATGAAGAGGAAGGAGGCAGGGAAATGA
- a CDS encoding acetyl-CoA decarbonylase/synthase complex subunit epsilon has product MNDIPLISWRPTMEAGPKKAIPVKPEGVAKIINRAERPSLAIGALIVENDRLIEFVDRLNKAGISIVATAHSIKYTTERVIPAYKAGIVEVTNLLTDPSWEGFDGKGKPDVLLVMAINLDLENATFESLKNYSDVKSICIDRYFMINATYSFPSLTEEIWIEYLERLCEELGV; this is encoded by the coding sequence ATGAACGATATACCTTTAATTTCCTGGAGACCCACAATGGAGGCAGGACCAAAGAAAGCCATTCCTGTGAAGCCCGAGGGTGTGGCAAAAATAATTAATAGGGCAGAGCGTCCCAGTCTGGCTATAGGGGCATTGATTGTTGAAAATGATAGGCTTATTGAGTTTGTGGATAGGCTGAATAAGGCTGGAATTTCAATAGTGGCAACTGCCCACAGCATAAAATATACCACAGAGCGGGTAATACCAGCTTATAAAGCAGGTATCGTTGAGGTCACAAACCTCTTAACTGACCCCAGCTGGGAAGGCTTTGATGGTAAAGGTAAACCCGATGTGTTGCTTGTGATGGCAATAAACCTTGACCTTGAAAATGCAACTTTTGAAAGCTTAAAGAACTACTCGGATGTGAAGAGTATATGTATAGACAGGTACTTCATGATAAATGCCACCTACTCCTTTCCATCACTGACTGAGGAAATATGGATTGAGTATCTTGAAAGGCTATGTGAGGAGCTTGGAGTATAG